The Astatotilapia calliptera chromosome 22, fAstCal1.2, whole genome shotgun sequence region TTAGGTGCAGTAATCACCTGCGTGCCTAAAATATAATTTACTTTTTATCAACAATTCAGAGGAAGTCTGGGGTTTGACAAAAACACGAGCtgaagttttgtttgttgtttccagCTGCGAAGCAGTCTTTCCTCTGAGTTTATTAACAGCTTCATCCCGGCACCAGATCGGTCACGTCAGTGATTACTTATAATCATCTGTTACCCCTGACATGGAGATAGGATCTTCCAGGATCTATGTGAACCTTCTTTGTCAGCAACACAGACAGACTACATGGTCTACTTGCATTGGGAACACACAATAAGCTTTCTTGATACAAAGGAAATTCTAAGTTGGGGATGTAGATGTTTTTAATGTGCTTGTATGTACGTGTACAAATGCCTTAGCTGTAGCAGGAAGAGGCTGTGTGTTAGTCGGTTGGTGTGTTTGACACATCATCGTGAGTGTGCATGCACTTGTCTGCCTGTGTAGCACGTTGTCAGGCTATGAAAGAGACTATGAAGTGCAGCTGAAGTAGAAAAAGGGAGAAATTGTGGTACCTTTGAAAGTCCTTGACAAAATAACACTACTATAAGATTTTCTGCTGGTATTACGACCACCATCATCgccatcttcaccacagcaAATAACAATAAGGATAAATTGGTCTGGGAGAGTGCAAGCAGCAATCACTGCCACTTGCAGTGAAGCGGCGACAGAGCACCACCCAGGAGGCTCCAGAACTGGCTGGCAAAGTCAGTCACCCCAGGTCGACAGTATGTCTTTTGCCACCTTGTAATATTTTAATCATGAATACTATTCATATTACCATAGTTTAATCCTTTCATCTTGTTACTTcgtttaattttttaaacattttcatttattgcaCCAGATGTTGGTCCTGTTGTGAATCATCCCCACACCCTGGAGGTTTGCTCGATGTCACTTTGCTCCTGTTCTTAAATGCTCTGAGATCCTGAGCAGTGAAGTTATTTTTTAGGGCTAAATTTATATGAAATAGCCAGATTAAGTTGATAACTATGGTTTAAGGGGAGCAACATGGTGGCACAACCTTGTGAAGcctatgaacaaaaaaaaatagttaatgTACAATACATCGACAGTTTAATAATATTAGTGCCAAATGGGGCAGCTGTGGTTCAGGCGGTAGAGAAAGTCATCCAATAATCAGAAGCTTGCTGGCTTAATCCCCAGCTCCTCTAGTCTCCATGTGGATGCGTCCCAAATTGCCCCTGGTACATTCACTGGCGTCTGAGTGCGTATGTGTAATAAATCAAACtgtatgggtgtgtgtgaaAACTGGAACATGTGGGTTATAGTGTAAAGCGAGTGGAAAGGCAGAATATAAATGCCAGCCAGATAAAAAGTCAGATGTTTCAGTTTTTAGAGACTAAAGTCAGTGTAGAGTAGAGTGAATATTTGACTTGCGTTCTCCAGACAGATGCAAACTCTAAGTGGAGGCTGGAACATCTGAGgtgattttttctttctttttgtttcagattGTTTCACAGAGGAAACTGACTAAAGCTCTTCTCAAACAGGGAAACACTGCTGGAAAGTCTTCTATCACGGTACGGTATGGCACGGGTTCCAAAGTCAACCGAACCACGTTAAACACTCCTACACAtgcaaaaatcacacacacacttagacacgcacacacacacacacacacacaccacctctGTGCACTCAGACACCCTGAAGATAATTAATTTGATGATGTTGCCTGTTCAATCTGTGCTGTAGCTCATTTCCATCTCATTTTCTCTCACCTCCTTCTTACATCTCCGTGTCgatctctctcgctctctctgtctgtctcctttCGCCTCCCAACCTTCCctctccaccttcactctctGCCCCGCTGTATAGGTGACAGCTGAGGAATTGTCTGGAAATGACGATTACGTTGAACTCTCATTCAGTGCACGTAAGCTGGACGATAAGGTTTGTGCACTTTCAAAAATACTCAGAAATGTTGAAGTTTTCCTTAAGATATGAGGGTAATTAATACTGAAgatgtgggtctgtgtgtgcatgctgcctggttggtgtgtttgtgtgtgcgtgtgcttgGAGAAGTATGTGGGCAGAGCTGTGGGACTTGATTAAAGGAGGCCTGCTGAGATAGGTGGGCACCCCCTTTCCCAATAACCCTCTTTTATCTCACcaccccaaccacacacaccgATAACTGTATTAATTTTCCAGCCGGCAcatgtgcgcgcgcacacacacacacacacacacacacacacacacacacacacacacacacacacacacacacacacacacacacacacacacacacacacacagacatggatGACTAATCCAAACAAGTAGTGCCCTGGGGAAAAGATGGAAGAAAGCATGGGAGTGGTGGATAAATTGGAGAGGACAGGAAAGGGACAGGTggaagaaacaaagaagaaaaggagtTTAAAGGGGCGAAATAATGATTCTGTTAGTGTTCGAATGATTTATGGTGATCAAAGGGAGTTCTGAGGGAATGCCTCACATGCGTGTTTTCTCTCTGAAGGATTTCTTCAGCAAGTCAGACCCTTTCCTGGAGATTTTTAGAATAAATGATGACGGCACTGAGTCGCTTGTGCACAGAACCGAGGTAACTGCGCTCGCACATCCGTGGAGATGTAGGCAGCTGTTTTAGTTTGGAAATAAACAACAAGCGTGAACtgtctttgtatttattgtgcACAGACGGTCATGAACAACCTGAGCCCAGTTTGGAAATCCTTCAAAGTTTCCTTAAACACACTCTGCAGTGGAGACCACGACAGGGAGCTTAAGGTGAGTCTGGGAATATTTTTTCTGCAACAATCATAGTGGCAATGCAACTATTTAAGTTCCTCCAGTAAAATGCAAGACTCATTAAGAGGGCCGAAGTCAAGCAGCACCCGAGTGCTTGCACAGCATCATCACCAgcctgcattttatttatttaaaacataaaaaaagaaatgccatTCATTCAATAAATGCGGACAAAAacttaaaatgacaataaataaagtagTTTTACCCTTTTTCACCTACAtacaaaacatgacattaatGCAAAGGACAGCGGCACGTACAAAAAGCCTTTGTCCCTTTCTCTTTTCAGTTCCAGGAGTTAAGTTCAGGTCAGGCGTTTTTATGATATCATTGTGCTATTTAAAAAGTCAGATGGGCGTTAAGGAGCTCAGTGGCTATCTTAAACTCTCGCCTTTACTTGTCAGAGGAGATCTCTTCGCCTTTTTGGAAGCAGTGGCCGCCACGTTCGCAGAGAACAGTTATTCTTTGGCATGAATAAACATGAGATTGTTCATTAAATATTCAGAGGTATCTTAACTCTGCGTGGCTCCTGACAGCGGGAGAAAGGGCtcgcacgcgcacgcacgccGTCGGCTATGGTTTCCAGGGCTACCTGTTTCGAACAGTCAGAGCTTTAGTGAGAAATGGCAGGGCAGAGATTTCTATTCAGACAAGTGCTTTCTTTTCACCAGACTCTTAACTGACCAATGCATAAATGCATAACCCTCCTCTGCAGTGTCTCGCCGTCTCTTCCTTTGTACTTGCAATCGGCAAGGAGCCCATTTCTCCACctctttacttttctttctgtcctttcgctggtctctctctctctctctctttgtcaaaCAGTTAGTATTCAGTGAATGGAACAGAGCTTCTTAATGTTTTCATTACTCTCTAGCACAGCTCTCAGCAGTTTGAAGTGGAAGCAAGGCTGCAAAAGCGAGCGCTCGCTACCTCGCGCGCGCACAAATTactttcacaaacacaaacatgcatgcgGCCCGCAAAcgatcacacacaaacatgcacgcaCGCTTTAGGTGCGGACTGTGAACAGCTTAAGTGGGAGACAGGAAATTAGGGGATTACAGTGAGTCATTGTTTTTAATCAAGCATTGCTGGATTGCTTCTGATCGCTAGTTGCTGGGGTGACCTCATGCAAGGAGGTTATAATGCAAAACTGCACCGCTGAAGGACTCGTTCACAGGCATTAGAGCTTCACAAAAGACCCGAGTTTTTTCAGTCCGTGTTAACATGTGTCTATTGACAAACCTTTTTGAATATCATTGATTGCAGTGACTTTGCAGGACAGCCTACACATGAGAGCCTTGTGCCATCCTTTGAAATGAAAGGACTGAGTCTTTATGATGTGCTTAGCTTTGCCCCGCTGACCCTCACTTGATTGAGGCAATTTGTCTTGCTTACTAGCTCCCAAGAGCGAGTCAAACTATTATGtcgaaaaacacacacacaagcgtaAAGCTGTCGCTTAAGCCGCGTACCTCTCAGCATCCTCAGATTAATATTTCACCGCTCCGTTGCCCCCCCCCACCAACACCGCCTTATCAATCATTCAGCATGGCATTTCCCTGCATGCCTGcgagtgcctgtgtgtgttcgTTTAGGTAACGGTGTTGCAGCTGTGCTCTAAATgagtgaacgtgtgtgtgtctcttccaGTGCACAGTTTGGGACTGGGACTCCAATGGAAAACATGACTTCATCGGGGAGTTTCATACCACGTTTAAGGAGATGAGGGTAGAGCAGGAGGGCAAACAGGTGAGAAAATGCGCGCTCGAGCTCCTGCACATGCTCACACGAGAGGAATAAAACAAGTAATGTTTACTCACTGACTCAGGGCCATAAATTCATTTATGCACTGTGAGCCCATTTGCATCTCTGTCAGTGCTTTTATTCACATATCCAAAATAATcctcatttaaataaaagcagagcTCCTTTTTAATAGCTTCGCATCATTATGTAGCAAATACATAACGAGTCAAGCAAATTCCTTCTGTGCTCCCTTGATACCATCTGCATTAattgtgtgtatctgtgcgCCTAGATCCAATGGGAATGCATCAACCCTAAATatcagatgaagaagaagaattacAGAAACTCTGGTGTTGTCATTCTCAACCACTGTAAGGTAAGGTAAAGCTTTTTCTGTCTGCgttccttcttttttgtgcAACAAATGGTTATTTTCATTGTTAATTTAAATCTCAACTGACTGTTTGGGGGATTAATTGTTTGACTTTTAAAGCATGAGataacagtggaaaaaaagacgTGCCTTCTAATTGCTACTTTTGTCCCATTAATATTCATAGACCTAAATACActattttttataattatattaaacagagaaaagaacgataaatgcacaaaccttATTATCATTGTGTTTCTgactataaatacattttattttgctaggaaaacgGGAAAAGTGAGgagcaatttattgaaatttGCAAATTTACGTGGAAATGCACATATaaagcaaaagcagagtttGTGCTATTCAATATTTGaccatctttttttcctttaacacagcctgaactctcttagacaagctttcttgtaatttctttaagtagtcttcaggaatagctcttcttcttcttcttgaagggcatttcaaagctcttctttggatgttgactgCCTTTTATtccgttctctgtcaagatgatcccacactgcttcagtaatgttgaggtctgggcacTGGAGGCCAGTTCATAACTGATGGTGCTTTATTGTGTGTTTCTACCCTTGTATCCTTTACTGCATTagcagtgtgttttggatcattgtcatgctgaaaaataaaactgttaccAATCAAATGTTTTGATGGCACtcttctgtgttcataattccttGGATTTTGAGCCATGAAAGAGCCTCCTCCATGTTTTACAGAGGGTTGtaaacactcactgttgtacctctcacCTGGCCTGATTACTTGAACTAAAACCTTCCAATCTGAATTCATCACTTgaacctgttgccactgattttcaatcTACTTCttttgtaatttggcataaCTCAGCCTTTTCACCCTATTTCGCTTCCTTAAGTTTGGCTTCTTGGCAGTGATCCTTCCACttagaccatttctgatgaggtcTAAGTGAACATTAGATGGATCAACCACAGGGCCAGATGCATTTCTTGGGTCCTgggtcaggtctttgctggatttttttcatactttttaaagacaaaaatttTAGCTACTGTTCATATGCAGATTTTAATGCCTCTTTGAAAAGCCTGGAGAAGTGTGAGAGAAACACATAAGAAAATCTGGCTACttgtaacaaaatatatagACATGACAGGTtttgacttttgcacagtactgtaactATACAGACAAATGTCATCGAAATTgctatatttgtatataaaatgtatttgtttattttttaaaattattttcccaTTTAACAGCACTGACTGCATTATGTCCAATAATTTCTGTAGTGATCACCTGACTGTAGGTAGCACTTTCTGTCATAATCGGGCTGTCAGTTCATTAATATAGGGAAAGGGCCCATTACATATTTTTAATAAGAAGCTTCTAgttcaatataaataaaaacaaacaaacaaacaaaagaaataactgGAAAATGGGtgggaaaaatggaaaataaataaatgaataaataaaaatgggtaAATCCAATGGAGAAATTACtagaaaagtaaataaatagtaTTAGTAAACTAGTAATCAATAATATTATgggttctttttttcctgacagattattaaaatgtattccttCCTGGATTACATCATGGGAGGCTGCCAGATTCAGTTCACAGTAAGTTCCCTCAAATGTAATCTCTTTAATGTTTACATCAATGTGCCTGTTTGTGTCCGTCCATGCTGTGTGAGCGTACATGTTTCCATCTCAGGTGGCGATAGATTTTACAGCATCCAATGGAGATCCTAGAAACAGCTGCTCCCTCCACTACATCCACCCCTACCAGCCCAATGAGTACCTCAAAGCACTGGTGGCTGTAGGAGAGATATGCCAAGACTATGACAGGTAGAATCCACTCCATCAATCATCGTTCCACCTAATGCTGACACAAGGGCACACatccaaacacagacacactctggATTTTCCCTCTGAGAATCAAATCCTTCCACAAAAGTCAGCATGAAAAAAACCTCTTCCTTTGCTTTATGAGCCTTACAAAGCTTTTGTCCATTATTTTTAcccttctcttttttccttatatttatttctttttcccaaTGAAATatgtctgtctctttttctccaGTGATAAGATGTTCCCTGCATTTGGATTTGGAGCTCTGATACCCCCTGACTTCAAGGTAGGACATTTGGGAGCATGCACATGTGTGCAAAAGCAAAGGGCAGAGTGGGTGGGGTGGGTCTGGagaatttatatttagatttgagATCTTTTTGGAGGCTCAGCTTGCTTTTGATCAACATGAAAGGGGAATACATCTGTCAACCTGTAAATTGGACTGAATGCATCGTGCTGAGTGTGAGTGGTGTGTTGTGGCAGTAAAAAGGCCTTGTCTTTTCTGCCCTGCCTGAAGGTTTCACACGATTTTGCTGTGAACTTTGATGAGGACAATCCTGAATGTGCAGGTGAGCTACCCACACCCTTCCCCTCCCCcaaacacggacacagagacaTACACACACTACTTCGCTTACTCAGGCTCGCGCAAACATTCGCATGCACAACCAAAGCAGTCCCCTGCATGCCTCTCATATCTCCCTTGCTGTCGGTCCCATATTCCACCCTTTATATTTttccctgatttttttttaccctgttTTTGCTCCTCACAAATATGCACAGACATACGCACGCGTTCGAACACGCACGGACGCACACGCAGCTGGGAGGTTTGTCACTATGCTGCTGGAAGTATTTCAGGCTCGtgtacacagagaaaaacaacactAATCTGTATGTGTGAAATGGGCTTCTGTGCTCCTCTCTTCACATAGCTGACGTTCCCGCCGTgacggcgtgtgtgtgtgaggataaTACGGGAATATTTTGCACAAAATGCTCGGTCACCTCACAGTGCGGTCACATACACAGACTCTGATTCATCTTAGCAGATGCTTTTACAAGTATGAGAACTTTTGGCTCTCCAGGGTcaggcaaaaaaacaacccacgtgtgtgtgtgtgttgcagggaTCCAAGGTGTGGTGGAGGCCTATCAAAATTGCCTCCCTAAGATCCAGCTGTACGGGCCCACCAACATCGCTCCAATCATTCAGAAAGTGGCCTCCTCTGCCTCAGAGGAAATGCACACCAAAGAAGCCATGGTgagcgagagaaagagaaagatggagaaaaaaaccaaactcatTTGGTCTTGTTATTGTGTCTGTTGATGTTTGCACTGGCACACATGGAGAGAAGCAAAAGACAAATagtaataaaaagacaaaaagaaattaaaggatgaatcaaaaaagaaaaaaaagatgaattgaAAAGAACTTGGAGCGATTGATATTAATTTAATTCTGGTCATAAATTTTAGAGCAGAAATTCGTCTCTGACTTAATGCCTACTGCTTCTCTCTGGTGGATTAAAATGAGTTTTATTCAAATTAGCCCCTGAcaagaagccatttttaaaacacaaatttaatTGAACATGTATTCTTCATTTCTCCCCCTTCCACCCACAAATACCCCTCCTTCCCCTCACCCCCTTTACCTATGTCTCACCAGGAATACTTCATCCTGCTGATCCTGACGGACGGCGTCATCACTGACATGGCCGACACGCGAGAGGCCATCGTGCACGCCTCTCACCTGCCCATGTCTGTCATCATTGTTGGTGTGGGCAACGCAGACTTCACAGACATGCAGATCCTGGACGGCGACGACGGGATTCTGCGTTCGCCCAAGGGCGAGCCTGTCCTCCGCGACATCGTCCAGTTTGTCCCTTTCAAGGACTTTAAGCATGTAGGTGGTGGTTGAGAGGGTTTTGGTCAAAAAGCTCTGACTGGTTAATTTAGTacacaggtgtcaaactccagtcctcgaggacCGGTGTCCTCAAACCTTTACATGTGTCCCTGCTGCAGCACtcctgaataaaattagtaggtcattgGCAACTTGACTCCATGCTGAGGTGGCATGCAGTCAACCCTAGTCAAGTAAATTCAAATACATGTATAAATGTAAGTGTTTGGAAAATTGTACTGCTAAAAGGAtttttattgcaccatgttcattcactcatgagctgatGTAACATGAATGAAATTGCTGaattgccacctcagcatgcagtcaagttctacaGTCTTGCTAATGAACtgctaattttattcaggtgtgttgcagcagggacacGTGTAAAAGTTTGAGGACAACGaacctcgaggactggagtttgacgcCCCTGATTTAGCACATTAAAGCTTTCTCAGCAACATTAAAGCACTGGAAATTTAAGGAGGTTACTGACATGGAGGGAAGATGTTTTGATCACTACTAAAAAGGCTATAACTATCACTCagctcatccagctgtactactCCAACATTCAGTTATCCACAAGTCCCATTCAATTTCATGCCTCGTGTCTAAAAGATCTTAATTATGATAGGGCTGTTTTACAGCAgacatttagaaaaagaaacagcaggGAAGCACTAATGAGATTAATGGTAGTTTTGTTGTATTTGGGCACAGAGCCTTAATGTGattagtaacacctgtgtaTCCCGACTATTTCAAGTCAAAACGGTTGCTTTGACGAGAGCCTATTTAAagcactgatgttttttttaatttgtttttgtttttgttttgtacattgcGAGGTATACGGGTCAGTCAAGTCACATGCAGTATTAAATTAATGACTTGTAACAGTTTATTCTATAAAAGCTTTTAAGTTTAAACACATTTCAGTGGTGGCACGTCGATGTTTAGCGGTTTACCgctcacctcacagcaagaaggtcctggccTGGAATCCTGGGGCCTTTGTGTGGATTGTAGACATGTTCTCCTCACATCAGCAtgggtttcctcccacagttcaaagacatgctTGGGGTTAggctaattggtgattctaaactggctGTAGGTTGTTTGTCTCTGACTGTGCTGCAACAGACTGTGCTACCTGTCCAGGAAGTACACCCCTCTCACCCGATGACAGACTACAGCCCCTAGATTCCATCCAGGGAGTCTAGGGTTCAATACATTTCCAGTgcatttaaataatatataatataatatatataatatgctATCTAAAACTCAAAATTAAGTCTTTtaagaagatttaaaaaatgttgtttaaacTCTGGCagaattttctttttagctgttgaaataatcaaatacataaATATCTTCTACTGAATATGCGCATATTTGATGTGGCACATTTTTACACTGGATGCCCTTCCTCTCTTCCTAACCCTCCAAGGGATGTGTACCTCCTCTGGGTGTTAGATAAATGTGTTAACCTCTGCACTACAGTGCCACTTAGCATACGTAATTACCGGTACCAAAAGTTTGCTGATGAGACAAGTAAAACTGTTTTGACCATCCAGTTTTATTGTTCTCAAATCCCAGGGTTCGCACAGTCTGGCATATTTCATCGAACACAGGATCGAACAGAAAGAAATgtcacttatttttattttattagttaatacatttaattaatttattgttaTAAATtctataaattttatttaaacatattaagagtgtgtatatatatgtatatatatatatatatatatatatatatatatatatatacatatatatactgaAATATGCATGTCACGTCACTGACCTACATATGCATGTTTTTAAAGtagatatacagtggggcaaaaaagtatttagtcagccaccgattgtgcaagttcccccacctaaaatgatgacagaggtcagtaatttgcaccagaggtacacttcaactgtgagagacagaatgtgaaaaaaaaatccatgaatccacatggtaggatttgtaaagaatttattcgtaaatcagggtggaaaataagtatttggtcaataacaaaaatacaactcaatactttgtaacataacctttgttggcaataacagaggtcaaacgtttactataggtctttaccaggtttgcacacacagtagctggtattttggcccattcctccatgcagatcttctcgagagcagtgatgttttggggctgtcgccgagcaacacggactttcaactcccgccacagattttctatggggttgaggtctggagactggctaggccactccaggactttcaaatgcttcttacggagccactcctttgttgcccgggcggtgtgttttggatcattgtcatgttggaagacccagcctcgtttcatcttcaaagttctcactgatggaaggaggttttggctcaaaatctcacgatacatggccccattcattctgtccttaacacggatcagtcgtcctgtccccttggcagaaaaacagccccatagcatgatgtttccactccCATGcgtcacagtaggtatggtgttcttgggatgtaactcagtattcttcttcctccaaacacgacgagttgagtttataccaaaaagttctactttggtttcatctgaccacatgacattctcccaatcctctgctgtatcatccatgtgctctctggcaaacttcagacgggcctggacatgcactggcttcagcagcggaacacgtctggcactgcgggatttgattccctgccgttgtagtgtgttactgatggtgacctttgttactttggtcccagctctctgcaggtcattcaccaggtccccccgtgtggttctgggatctttgctcaccgttctcatgatcatttgaccccacgggatgagatcttgcgtggagccccagatcgtgggagattatcagtggtcttgtatgtcttccattttctgatgattgctcccacagttgattttttcacaccaagctgcttgcctattgtagattcactcttcccagtctggtgcaggtctacaatacttgtcctggtgtccttcgaaagctctttggtcttggccatggcggagtttgcagtctgactgtttgaggctgtggacaggtgtcttttatacagatgatgagttcaaacaggtgccattcatacaggtaacgagtgggggacagaaaagcgtcttacagaagacgttacaggtctgtgagagccagagattttccatgtttgaggtgaccaaatacttattttccaccctgatttacgaataaattctttacaaatcctaccatgtgaattcatggattttttttccacattctgtctctcacagttgaagtgtacctctggtgcaaattactgacctctgtcatcatttgaagtgggggaacttgcacaatcggtggctgactaaatacttttttgccccactgtaagtacTGAATTGGTCTCAAGACACATTAATACTAAAAGATTTGGATcatggcaataaaaaaaaactgtttgggATATCACTAATTATCCCCACATGAAGACAAGCTTCAGAACCTCAGCAGCTGTGCCTCCTTCTGAATAAATTATAGTTAATAAACATTTCCACTTCATTccaatgaaaatgaattcaatTCATAGTTCTGTTATATTGCTGTATTCAAACAAATATACGGTAAATGGCAATTAATCTCAAATAGCATGCAGATTGCAACAGTAactttcaaataaaatcagaCGTCTCTCCCACTTTATGTGGTTTAAAAAAGCGAGGGGATATAAAATTCtcatattaaattatattttatgtagTATAATATGCAAAGGCAAGTGCAAACTGAGAAAGTACGACAAGTAACAAAATCGcacaataataaaatgtaatttaagactaaacaaaacaaaaacacaatcagaAGAACACAAAtgttgtgtatatatttgtgaACACCAATTTCAGTGTTAGGTGTTGGGATTTTATTTGTACTCTGAATTTCTGTCTTGTGTGTGGGGGATATGATTACAGTATTCAGGGGGTTGAAAGTGTGACTGTGTGGGCGTAACGTGCTCGGTTTGCTCGTCAGAATTCATCAACTATTGGCTATCGgccctctctgtgtgtttttatgtgcgtgtttgtgtgtgtctctgtcttgGCATTAATTTTGCCTGCCTTTGACCAGATGTGTTTGGCTGGGTTCGTTATGGTGAGCTTGATCTATGACAAGTCAGGAAATTAAACAATTACGCAGTAATAGAAAGGGAGGAAGGAGTAGGAACATGCCGCATGGACGCGtatgaagac contains the following coding sequences:
- the cpne4b gene encoding copine-4, which codes for MSNIYESAEATLGFISSPCLTKVELRVACRGISDRDALSKPDPCVVLKMQSHGQWFEVDRTEVIRSSSSPVFSKIFLVDYYFEEVQRLRFELHDISSGNNGLRDADFLGAMECTLGQIVSQRKLTKALLKQGNTAGKSSITVTAEELSGNDDYVELSFSARKLDDKDFFSKSDPFLEIFRINDDGTESLVHRTETVMNNLSPVWKSFKVSLNTLCSGDHDRELKCTVWDWDSNGKHDFIGEFHTTFKEMRVEQEGKQIQWECINPKYQMKKKNYRNSGVVILNHCKIIKMYSFLDYIMGGCQIQFTVAIDFTASNGDPRNSCSLHYIHPYQPNEYLKALVAVGEICQDYDSDKMFPAFGFGALIPPDFKVSHDFAVNFDEDNPECAGIQGVVEAYQNCLPKIQLYGPTNIAPIIQKVASSASEEMHTKEAMEYFILLILTDGVITDMADTREAIVHASHLPMSVIIVGVGNADFTDMQILDGDDGILRSPKGEPVLRDIVQFVPFKDFKHASPAALAKSVLAEVPNQVVDYYNAKGIKPKCMSDYESTRTFSP